A single region of the Lysinibacillus sp. B2A1 genome encodes:
- a CDS encoding cobalamin/Fe(3+)-siderophore ABC transporter ATP-binding protein, producing the protein MKNVLKAHDLSVYYGENKILENLNLQIPKGKITVLVGANGCGKSTLLRTFARLIKPKAGQIFLEDDVIQKIPTKDIAKRLAILPQGPVAPEGLTVLQLIKQGRYPHQSWLKQWSNEDEIIVNKALEVTQMTDFVDRSVDALSGGQRQRAWIAMTLAQKTDLILLDEPTTYLDMAHQIEILDLLFDLNVEENRTVVMVLHDLNLACRYAHHIVAVRDKQIYAQGKPEEVVTMEMVQNVFRMNCMIIKDPIFGTPLCVPHGKGRTVVEEESGEASIG; encoded by the coding sequence TTGAAAAATGTTTTAAAGGCTCATGATTTAAGCGTATATTATGGGGAGAATAAAATTTTAGAGAATTTAAATTTGCAAATACCTAAAGGAAAAATTACCGTATTGGTAGGTGCCAACGGTTGTGGAAAATCCACACTTTTACGAACCTTTGCACGCTTAATAAAACCGAAAGCTGGTCAAATTTTCTTAGAGGATGACGTAATCCAAAAAATTCCCACAAAGGATATTGCAAAGCGTTTAGCGATTCTACCACAGGGACCTGTTGCACCAGAAGGATTAACAGTCTTACAATTAATTAAACAGGGGCGCTATCCTCATCAAAGCTGGTTAAAGCAGTGGTCTAATGAGGATGAAATAATTGTAAATAAAGCGTTAGAAGTAACACAGATGACTGATTTTGTAGATCGATCAGTAGACGCTTTGTCTGGTGGTCAGAGACAACGTGCTTGGATTGCGATGACCTTAGCACAAAAAACGGATTTAATTTTATTAGATGAACCAACTACCTATTTAGATATGGCTCACCAAATAGAAATATTAGATTTATTATTTGATTTGAATGTCGAAGAAAATCGTACAGTTGTTATGGTACTACATGATTTAAATTTAGCATGTCGTTATGCCCATCATATTGTTGCAGTACGAGATAAACAAATATACGCTCAAGGTAAACCTGAGGAAGTTGTGACAATGGAGATGGTGCAAAATGTATTTCGAATGAACTGTATGATCATTAAAGATCCAATTTTCGGGACGCCATTATGTGTTCCTCATGGTAAGGGACGCACAGTAGTAGAAGAGGAAAGTGGGGAGGCAAGCATCGGGTGA
- a CDS encoding iron-siderophore ABC transporter permease, whose translation MRIILSSTPMKKICLLISCVLLFCTFILSIALGQTSISLEVIYQAFFHFNDANTEHVIIRTSRLTRAIIAAVVGASLAIAGALMRALTRNPLAAPDILGINAGAIFFIVSAITLFSIDSLMSYMWIAFLGAGIAGAMVFFLGSLGRDGLSPIKIVLAGAAITALFVSFTQGLLVIDEQGLQSVLFWLAGSVSGRSIDMLLPVLPFILVATIVSIVMGRSINVLQSGDDIAKGLGQRTIITKIMLGIIIIVLAGSSVAVAGSIGFIGLIVPHIAIGLVGSDFRWIIPYSAVIGATLLLLADIAARFIIMPLEMPIGVMTALIGAPFFIYIARKGLAKNA comes from the coding sequence ATGAGAATTATTCTTTCCAGTACCCCAATGAAAAAAATTTGCTTACTAATAAGCTGTGTATTGCTTTTTTGCACATTTATATTAAGTATTGCACTTGGTCAAACCTCAATATCATTAGAGGTTATCTATCAGGCATTTTTTCATTTTAATGATGCAAATACAGAGCATGTCATTATAAGAACTTCTCGTTTGACACGCGCTATTATTGCTGCGGTAGTTGGTGCCAGCCTTGCCATTGCTGGGGCTTTAATGCGTGCATTAACAAGAAATCCGTTAGCGGCACCTGATATTTTAGGTATTAATGCAGGAGCTATATTTTTTATTGTCAGCGCGATTACTTTGTTTTCAATAGATTCCTTAATGAGTTATATGTGGATTGCCTTTTTAGGGGCAGGTATTGCAGGAGCAATGGTTTTTTTCTTAGGATCATTAGGAAGAGATGGTTTATCACCCATCAAAATAGTATTAGCAGGTGCAGCGATTACAGCCTTATTCGTATCGTTTACACAGGGGTTACTTGTGATTGATGAGCAGGGCCTACAAAGTGTTCTTTTTTGGTTAGCAGGGTCAGTGTCAGGACGTAGCATTGATATGCTTTTACCTGTTCTTCCATTTATTTTAGTTGCAACCATTGTGTCAATAGTTATGGGAAGATCCATTAATGTCTTGCAATCTGGTGATGATATTGCAAAAGGGTTAGGGCAGCGAACAATTATCACTAAAATTATGCTAGGAATAATTATTATTGTGCTTGCAGGTAGCTCTGTAGCAGTAGCGGGCTCAATCGGCTTTATTGGACTGATCGTTCCGCATATAGCAATCGGGCTTGTAGGTTCAGATTTTCGCTGGATTATTCCTTATAGTGCAGTGATTGGGGCTACATTACTGCTGTTGGCTGACATAGCAGCTAGATTTATAATCATGCCATTGGAAATGCCAATTGGTGTTATGACTGCTTTAATTGGTGCTCCTTTCTTCATTTATATTGCACGAAAGGGGTTAGCGAAAAATGCCTAA
- the cobT gene encoding nicotinate-nucleotide--dimethylbenzimidazole phosphoribosyltransferase: MQLLQQTIESIQHVDSHMMKKARERIDALSKPPGSLGKLESLAVQLAGITGEMFPKIDNKAIIVCAADHGVCEEDVTSNPQKVTFLQTMNFPKGLTGVCAIANITNAKIVTVDVGVKEDLPLDAGVILKKIKYGTDNMAKGPAMSREEAIQSIEVGIAVATSEISNGVDILGTGEMGIGNTTPSAAILSVLQACHPNVVTGMGAGVGAGGIAHKVEVIQNAIALNKPNRHDPIDILAKVGGLEIGAMAGIVLAAAANRKPVVIDGFISTIAALIAFELEPKVKDYIIPSHASEEPGAKIAAKLLGIEPMLHMNMRLGEGSGAALAFPILDAACSMMKNMATLEESVVLVESNE; this comes from the coding sequence ATGCAATTATTACAACAAACCATTGAAAGTATTCAACATGTAGACAGTCATATGATGAAGAAAGCGAGAGAGCGTATAGATGCTCTTAGTAAGCCACCTGGAAGTTTGGGAAAACTAGAATCTCTTGCAGTACAATTAGCTGGTATTACAGGAGAAATGTTTCCAAAGATAGATAACAAAGCAATTATTGTCTGTGCAGCAGATCACGGTGTTTGTGAGGAGGATGTAACTTCCAATCCACAAAAGGTAACCTTTTTACAAACAATGAATTTTCCAAAAGGGCTTACGGGTGTTTGTGCTATCGCCAACATAACCAATGCAAAAATCGTAACAGTTGACGTTGGTGTAAAAGAAGATTTACCACTTGATGCTGGGGTCATTTTAAAGAAAATTAAATATGGAACAGACAATATGGCAAAGGGTCCAGCTATGTCAAGAGAAGAAGCTATTCAATCCATCGAAGTAGGTATTGCAGTTGCAACGAGTGAAATAAGTAACGGAGTCGATATTCTTGGTACTGGAGAAATGGGTATTGGGAATACTACACCAAGTGCGGCTATCCTATCCGTGCTTCAAGCCTGTCATCCAAATGTAGTAACAGGAATGGGCGCAGGTGTTGGCGCAGGAGGAATTGCGCATAAGGTGGAGGTTATTCAAAATGCCATTGCATTAAACAAACCAAATCGCCACGATCCTATTGATATTCTTGCAAAAGTTGGTGGCTTAGAAATAGGTGCTATGGCTGGAATTGTACTTGCAGCTGCAGCAAATCGCAAGCCTGTTGTTATAGATGGCTTTATTTCTACGATTGCTGCCCTCATTGCCTTTGAGCTTGAGCCAAAAGTAAAGGACTACATTATTCCTTCACATGCCTCAGAAGAACCAGGTGCTAAAATAGCAGCCAAGTTGTTAGGGATAGAACCAATGCTGCATATGAATATGCGTTTAGGAGAGGGCTCTGGTGCAGCTTTAGCCTTTCCAATTTTAGATGCAGCATGCTCCATGATGAAAAACATGGCTACACTTGAGGAATCTGTAGTGCTAGTAGAATCGAATGAATAG
- a CDS encoding MerR family transcriptional regulator translates to MSREIRRTMPLLSMSIVMQLTELSARQIRYYEEHHLIEPHRTDGNRRMFSLNDVDTLLEIKDYLEQGMNMAKIKKLFAKKSDPVTTDEPDLSDSELRRIMREEMRQAQRMQKSSIRRGDLSRFY, encoded by the coding sequence ATGAGTCGTGAAATTAGACGAACTATGCCGTTATTATCCATGAGTATCGTGATGCAATTGACCGAGCTTTCGGCACGCCAAATTCGTTATTATGAAGAACACCATTTAATTGAGCCGCACCGAACAGATGGCAATCGTCGAATGTTCTCATTAAATGACGTCGATACATTGCTAGAAATAAAGGATTATTTAGAGCAGGGAATGAATATGGCAAAGATTAAAAAATTATTTGCTAAAAAGAGTGACCCTGTAACGACAGATGAGCCAGATTTAAGTGACTCAGAATTACGTCGCATAATGCGCGAGGAAATGCGTCAAGCACAACGCATGCAAAAATCATCCATTCGACGTGGGGATTTATCCCGATTCTATTAA
- a CDS encoding GntR family transcriptional regulator — translation MIQSFNNEKPIFQQIRERIEDAILDGQLQPEDRIPSTNEFAKEYQINPATAGKGVNELVDKGVIYKKRGVGMFVSTDAREILLVERKESFFQQHIEPLKKEATRLGISNEELQNMLQRS, via the coding sequence GTGATTCAATCTTTTAACAATGAAAAGCCTATCTTCCAGCAAATCCGTGAACGAATAGAGGATGCCATTCTAGATGGACAGCTGCAGCCTGAAGATCGCATTCCCTCCACCAATGAATTTGCGAAGGAATATCAAATTAATCCTGCAACCGCTGGGAAAGGCGTGAACGAATTAGTGGATAAAGGTGTTATTTATAAAAAACGAGGTGTTGGCATGTTTGTTAGTACAGATGCGCGTGAAATTTTACTGGTGGAGCGTAAGGAAAGCTTCTTTCAGCAGCATATAGAGCCATTAAAGAAGGAAGCAACAAGACTGGGTATATCCAACGAAGAATTACAAAATATGTTACAAAGGAGCTAG
- a CDS encoding iron ABC transporter permease: MPKYMTIRSKSDRISFQIALKTCLITLILSLLLVLLTILGLSAGSDFIHPWIVIQELFGYGSGDYNFVLHTLRLPRVLMALLVGAALGVAGLILQGIIRNPLAAPDIIGVTSGASVGAIVFIVYFMGTVSIQFLPLAAIIGASIVSFIIYLLSWKKGVTPIRMVLIGIGISALAKAMVTMLLVISNVAATTKAYLWLTGSLYGANMQDVFLLLPWVLVLLPLTFVMARIVNVKELGDDIAIGLGVKVQVYRLFFLLISVMLAGSAVAFAGGIAFVGLVAPHMSRMLVGRSFAALIPVTAIIGGIIVIAADIVARTAFLPKDLPTGVFTAAIGAPFFIYLLFKTRNQ; the protein is encoded by the coding sequence ATGCCTAAGTACATGACAATACGCTCAAAATCTGATCGTATTTCGTTTCAAATTGCTTTAAAAACATGCTTGATCACTCTAATTCTAAGTCTTTTATTAGTCCTATTAACGATTCTTGGCTTATCAGCTGGCAGTGACTTTATTCATCCATGGATTGTTATTCAGGAATTGTTTGGCTACGGAAGTGGGGACTATAATTTTGTTTTACATACATTAAGACTACCTAGAGTATTGATGGCTTTATTAGTCGGTGCAGCACTTGGTGTTGCAGGCTTAATCTTACAAGGAATTATTCGTAATCCACTTGCAGCTCCAGATATTATTGGAGTAACGAGTGGAGCATCAGTTGGGGCAATTGTTTTTATCGTGTATTTTATGGGAACAGTCAGTATTCAATTTTTACCCCTAGCAGCAATAATAGGTGCTTCGATCGTGTCGTTTATCATCTATCTTCTCTCCTGGAAAAAGGGTGTAACTCCTATACGTATGGTGTTGATTGGTATTGGGATTTCGGCACTAGCAAAAGCGATGGTTACCATGCTGCTCGTTATTAGCAATGTGGCGGCTACCACGAAAGCATATTTATGGTTAACAGGAAGTTTATATGGGGCTAATATGCAAGATGTTTTTCTATTGCTTCCATGGGTTTTAGTATTATTACCATTGACTTTCGTAATGGCTAGAATTGTAAATGTTAAGGAATTGGGAGACGATATTGCAATTGGACTAGGTGTAAAAGTTCAGGTCTATCGTTTATTCTTTTTACTGATCAGTGTTATGCTTGCAGGTTCTGCTGTAGCCTTTGCTGGTGGAATTGCTTTTGTCGGATTAGTGGCACCGCATATGAGTAGAATGCTTGTTGGACGCTCCTTTGCCGCTTTAATTCCAGTAACGGCTATTATCGGTGGCATTATTGTTATAGCAGCCGATATTGTGGCTCGAACGGCCTTCTTACCTAAAGATCTACCAACAGGTGTATTTACGGCAGCTATCGGTGCTCCATTTTTTATATATTTATTGTTTAAAACACGCAATCAATAA
- a CDS encoding transcriptional regulator: MANNFFEDMMKSVQQAQDFIDGKPTKVKSNVVIVKEIPQYNPEAIKTLRMDLQLTQKLFAGLMGVSVRTVESWENGQNRPNGSAARLMELLSDHPQLMEDIIRRDDGLLS; the protein is encoded by the coding sequence ATGGCTAATAATTTCTTCGAGGATATGATGAAGAGTGTCCAACAAGCCCAGGATTTTATTGACGGTAAACCAACAAAAGTAAAATCTAACGTAGTTATTGTAAAGGAAATTCCACAATATAATCCAGAAGCGATAAAAACATTACGTATGGATTTACAATTAACGCAAAAGTTGTTTGCTGGATTAATGGGTGTATCTGTACGAACAGTGGAATCATGGGAAAACGGACAAAATCGCCCAAATGGCTCAGCTGCTCGTTTAATGGAGCTTCTCAGCGATCATCCTCAATTGATGGAAGATATTATTAGAAGAGATGATGGATTACTTTCATAG
- the glnA gene encoding type I glutamate--ammonia ligase, with protein sequence MGKYTKEDIKRLIEEKNVSFIRLQFTDILGTIKNVEIPVSQLDKALENKMMFDGSSIEGFVRIEESDMYLYPDLDSFVVFPWTSEKGKVARFICDVYTAKGEPFAGDPRNNLKRILKKMEDMGFTSFNLGPEPEFFLFKLDAKGEPTLEVNDHGGYFDLAPTDLGENCRRDIVLELEEMGFEIEASHHEVAPGQHEIDFKYADAITACDNIQTFKLVVKTIARKHGLHATFMPKPLYGEAGSGMHFNVSLFKGKENAFYDESTELGLSETAMQFMAGVLAHVQGFTAVTNPTVNSYKRLVPGYEAPCYVAWSAQNRSPLIRIPSARGLSTRVEVRSVDPAANPYLAMAVILEAGLEGIRQNLTPPAAINRNIYVMSEEERKANGIENLPPALDDALTLLAKDKVAQEALGEHIYANFKEAKEIEFDMYRTTVHQWERDQYLKMY encoded by the coding sequence GTGGGTAAATACACAAAAGAGGACATTAAACGTCTAATCGAAGAAAAAAACGTAAGCTTTATTCGTTTACAATTTACGGATATACTTGGCACAATCAAAAACGTTGAGATTCCTGTAAGCCAATTAGACAAAGCGCTAGAAAATAAAATGATGTTTGATGGTTCATCTATTGAAGGTTTCGTTCGTATCGAAGAATCAGATATGTATTTATATCCTGATTTAGATTCGTTTGTAGTATTCCCTTGGACTTCTGAAAAAGGGAAAGTAGCACGCTTCATTTGCGATGTCTACACTGCTAAAGGCGAACCGTTTGCTGGTGACCCACGTAATAACCTAAAACGTATCCTAAAGAAAATGGAAGATATGGGCTTCACAAGCTTCAACTTAGGGCCTGAACCAGAGTTCTTCCTATTCAAATTAGATGCAAAAGGCGAACCAACACTAGAAGTAAATGACCACGGTGGTTACTTCGATTTAGCGCCAACTGATCTTGGTGAAAATTGCCGTCGTGATATCGTATTAGAGCTAGAAGAGATGGGCTTTGAAATCGAAGCTTCTCACCATGAGGTAGCTCCTGGACAACACGAAATCGACTTTAAATATGCAGATGCTATTACAGCTTGTGATAATATCCAAACGTTCAAATTAGTTGTAAAAACAATTGCTCGTAAACATGGCTTACACGCTACTTTCATGCCAAAACCATTATACGGTGAAGCTGGCTCTGGGATGCACTTCAATGTTTCGTTGTTTAAAGGGAAAGAAAATGCATTCTACGATGAATCGACTGAACTAGGTCTTTCTGAAACAGCTATGCAATTCATGGCAGGAGTTCTTGCGCATGTTCAAGGCTTCACAGCTGTAACAAACCCTACAGTTAACTCTTATAAACGTCTTGTTCCTGGTTACGAAGCACCTTGTTATGTTGCATGGTCAGCACAAAATCGTTCACCACTAATTCGTATTCCATCAGCTCGTGGTCTGTCAACACGTGTAGAGGTACGTTCTGTGGACCCAGCCGCTAATCCATATTTAGCAATGGCTGTTATTTTAGAAGCGGGTCTAGAAGGGATTCGTCAAAATCTAACACCACCAGCTGCAATTAACCGTAACATTTATGTGATGTCTGAAGAAGAACGTAAAGCAAATGGAATTGAAAACTTACCACCAGCTCTTGATGACGCGTTAACATTACTAGCTAAAGACAAAGTAGCTCAAGAAGCGTTAGGTGAGCATATCTATGCAAACTTCAAAGAAGCAAAAGAAATCGAGTTTGATATGTATCGCACTACTGTTCATCAATGGGAACGTGACCAATATTTAAAAATGTACTAA
- a CDS encoding iron ABC transporter substrate-binding protein, with the protein MSKLTFNKRNFYLLFTLLLSFAFLLAACGDKTSKSSEQENKASEEGKTEEASREITHAMGTTTVKGTPTKIVTLYQGATDVAVAMGIKPVGAVESWAEAPIYNYLKNDLDGVTIVGQETQPNLEEIAKLKPDLIIASKVRHEEIYDQLSQIAPTVAHETVFDFKGTAEMMGQAMNQEDKVKELLGNWDNRVADFQTKIKEKLGDQWPLHVSVVNFRADHARIYVTGFAGSILSELGFKGPKNLTDDSLEIVKLTDKESITQMNADVIYMFMENDEAVKKVYEEWTNHPLWKELDAVKANQVYQVDEINWNLAGGILSANLMLDDIYDKFEIEK; encoded by the coding sequence ATGTCGAAACTTACATTTAACAAAAGAAATTTTTATTTGCTTTTCACACTATTACTATCATTCGCATTTTTACTAGCTGCTTGCGGGGATAAAACATCGAAAAGTAGTGAACAGGAAAATAAAGCATCAGAAGAAGGAAAAACAGAGGAAGCAAGTCGTGAAATTACACATGCGATGGGCACAACAACAGTAAAAGGAACACCTACAAAAATAGTAACGCTTTATCAAGGTGCTACCGATGTGGCAGTTGCAATGGGTATTAAGCCAGTGGGTGCAGTAGAGTCCTGGGCAGAAGCACCTATCTATAACTATCTTAAAAATGATTTAGACGGTGTAACAATCGTTGGGCAGGAAACACAGCCAAATTTAGAAGAAATTGCGAAGCTTAAGCCTGATTTAATTATTGCTTCGAAAGTGCGTCATGAGGAAATTTATGATCAGTTATCTCAAATTGCACCAACAGTTGCCCATGAAACTGTTTTTGATTTCAAAGGAACAGCAGAAATGATGGGTCAAGCAATGAATCAAGAAGATAAGGTCAAAGAACTATTAGGAAATTGGGATAACCGAGTGGCAGATTTCCAAACAAAAATTAAAGAAAAGCTTGGGGACCAATGGCCACTACATGTGTCAGTTGTTAATTTTAGAGCAGATCATGCACGAATTTATGTTACAGGCTTTGCAGGATCGATTTTATCAGAACTTGGCTTCAAGGGACCTAAAAATCTAACAGATGATTCATTAGAGATTGTAAAACTAACTGACAAAGAAAGTATTACACAGATGAATGCAGATGTGATTTATATGTTTATGGAAAATGATGAGGCTGTTAAAAAAGTTTATGAAGAATGGACAAATCATCCATTATGGAAAGAGCTTGATGCAGTCAAAGCAAATCAAGTATATCAGGTTGATGAAATTAATTGGAATCTAGCTGGTGGTATTCTAAGTGCTAATTTAATGCTTGATGATATTTATGACAAATTTGAAATAGAAAAATAA
- a CDS encoding CPBP family intramembrane metalloprotease, producing the protein MAKKMLIKIIGLELLLIFFYVLNGAYVSIQQPSSPFLQFVLLVPLAVGLFVYIGVKKNWHQYFFLAFNKSNILLVSPLIFILCIILIGTKGLNTESFSHLIVMLIMQLFVVAFIEETVFRGIMLRMLLAKGPFTAVWVSSFLFSVTHTLQLLGGQSLEDTVIQIIYALLVGLVLSLLILDGQSIILTILFHGLNNFFNFMGNEESSLLYAYMIIIILFVYMLLLWKRVKKKVVI; encoded by the coding sequence ATGGCAAAAAAAATGTTAATTAAAATAATTGGCTTAGAACTTCTTCTTATATTTTTCTATGTTTTGAATGGTGCCTACGTTTCCATTCAACAACCTTCAAGCCCTTTTCTCCAATTTGTGCTGCTAGTACCTCTAGCAGTAGGGCTCTTTGTATACATTGGGGTGAAAAAGAATTGGCACCAATACTTCTTTTTAGCTTTTAATAAAAGTAATATTTTACTCGTTAGCCCACTGATTTTCATTTTATGTATCATTCTTATCGGTACAAAAGGCTTGAATACAGAATCCTTTAGTCATTTAATCGTGATGTTGATCATGCAATTGTTTGTCGTAGCTTTTATCGAAGAAACGGTTTTTAGAGGCATCATGCTACGGATGCTATTAGCAAAAGGGCCTTTTACAGCAGTTTGGGTATCAAGTTTCCTATTTAGTGTCACACATACCCTACAGTTACTTGGTGGTCAATCTCTTGAAGATACAGTTATCCAAATAATCTATGCACTACTTGTTGGCCTCGTACTTTCTTTACTAATTTTAGATGGTCAATCCATCATTCTAACAATATTGTTCCATGGCTTGAATAATTTCTTTAACTTTATGGGCAATGAAGAAAGCTCTTTGTTGTATGCATACATGATTATAATTATACTTTTTGTCTATATGCTACTATTATGGAAGCGTGTGAAGAAAAAAGTAGTCATCTAA
- a CDS encoding addiction module toxin RelE, translating to MYNETYKSKIFIQTELFQSQWEKLLLSDQDLRELEFEIGNNSENHNIVEGTGGIKKFRFSPSSLKRSKSDAYRIYYLPAGKSDSQYIFLMTVYDKKEIDNLTKSQRNKLKKVVEILKESLKKK from the coding sequence ATGTACAATGAAACGTACAAATCCAAAATTTTTATCCAAACTGAGCTATTTCAATCGCAATGGGAAAAATTATTGTTATCGGACCAGGATTTGAGAGAACTAGAATTTGAAATTGGAAATAATAGTGAAAACCATAATATCGTAGAAGGTACAGGAGGAATTAAAAAATTCCGTTTTTCCCCTAGCAGTCTAAAACGAAGTAAAAGTGATGCATATCGCATTTATTATTTGCCTGCTGGTAAAAGCGATAGTCAGTATATTTTTCTGATGACGGTTTATGATAAAAAAGAAATCGATAATCTAACAAAATCTCAACGAAATAAATTGAAAAAAGTAGTTGAAATTTTGAAAGAAAGTCTGAAGAAAAAATAA
- a CDS encoding ABC transporter ATP-binding protein: MKIEIKNVVKTFKHKKALTNVTFTIEGPKIIGFLGHNGAGKTTFLNLLAGLIAPTSGSISVNGENVFNAPATLRDICFIAESGNFQEEMTIAQTLKANSFFYPQWDETLARELLEVFALNPKDKVRSLSKGMVSALGIITGFASNAGITIFDEPYIGLDVAARNTFYDLLIEQQTENPRLFILSTHLIDEASELFEEILILNEGQLLLQKTAEEWHQHIVAVKGNASDVEQAIQGLEVIYQHMFMQELTAVIYSNGRHIEGQNIKLERVSLQDMLVYLSKQQKARAIK; encoded by the coding sequence ATGAAAATTGAAATAAAAAATGTTGTCAAAACATTTAAACATAAAAAGGCTTTAACAAATGTCACATTTACGATAGAGGGACCTAAAATTATTGGGTTTTTAGGTCATAACGGTGCTGGTAAAACAACTTTTTTAAATTTATTAGCTGGACTAATTGCCCCCACTAGTGGAAGCATCTCTGTCAATGGAGAAAATGTCTTTAATGCCCCTGCAACTTTACGTGACATTTGCTTTATCGCAGAAAGTGGTAATTTTCAGGAGGAAATGACCATTGCCCAAACATTGAAAGCCAATAGTTTCTTTTATCCACAATGGGATGAAACGCTTGCAAGAGAGCTACTTGAGGTATTTGCATTAAACCCCAAGGATAAGGTTCGTAGCTTATCAAAGGGAATGGTTTCGGCATTAGGCATTATTACAGGCTTTGCAAGCAATGCAGGAATAACAATCTTTGATGAGCCTTATATTGGACTTGATGTGGCTGCTCGAAATACATTTTATGATTTATTGATTGAGCAACAAACCGAAAATCCAAGACTATTTATCTTATCCACGCATTTAATTGATGAGGCGAGTGAGCTCTTCGAGGAGATTCTAATTTTAAATGAAGGGCAGTTACTACTTCAAAAAACAGCAGAGGAGTGGCATCAGCATATTGTGGCGGTAAAAGGAAACGCTTCAGATGTTGAGCAAGCAATACAAGGGCTAGAGGTTATCTATCAACATATGTTTATGCAGGAATTAACAGCGGTAATCTATAGCAATGGCCGTCATATTGAAGGGCAAAATATTAAACTTGAGCGTGTTTCATTACAGGATATGTTGGTGTATTTAAGTAAGCAGCAGAAAGCGAGGGCTATTAAATGA